A section of the Phaseolus vulgaris cultivar G19833 chromosome 8, P. vulgaris v2.0, whole genome shotgun sequence genome encodes:
- the LOC137825436 gene encoding basic leucine zipper 34-like, translating into MGEVKIPTLIKPIPLRPQKPSYPLHKLPTIPENDHILTEENSVNGDHNTSNEAQPNIEQEQGNNFNRIVSNRHSARRSRLRKLAYIEDLENALKSYERKKDILHGQIAEQRKKQLVLEIEHHTLKFHVAAREKQRILQEVEIEKNRAEVDRMLEMQRRMVNFTSLQLITNSNFNPSALA; encoded by the exons ATGGGAGAAGTTAAGATACCCACTTTAATTAAGCCTATTCCTCTAAGACCTCAAAAACCCTCATATCCACTTCATAAGCTTCCCACCATTCCAGAAAATGATCACATTCTTACAGAGGAAAACTCTGTTAATGGAGATCACAACACTTCCAATGAAGCCCAACCAAACATTGAGCAAGAACAGGGAAATAACTTTAacag AATCGTCTCAAATCGACATTCTGCACGAAGATCGAGATTGAGGAAACTTGCATACATTGAGGACTTGGAAAACGCATTGAAATCGTACGAG AGGAAGAAAGACATTCTCCATGGACAAATTGCAGAGCAACGAAAGAAGCAGCTGGTGTTGGAAATTGAGCATCATACATTGAAATTTCACGTGGCTGCTCGTGAAAAGCAAAGAATTCTTCAAGAAG ttGAGATCGAAAAGAACAGAGCAGAAGTGGATAGAATGTTGGAAATGCAGAGGAGAATGGTTAATTTCACATCGCTGCAGCTTATCACCAATTCCAACTTTAACCCTTCAGCCTTGGCATGA
- the LOC137826892 gene encoding BAG family molecular chaperone regulator 4-like isoform X1 yields MKTSASKGAPNDGVKGSIDWELRPGGMLVQKRQPLESSSSTMIKIKVSHGSYHHHFTVPAQSTFGHLKGVLTRETGLEAKEQRLLFRGKEKEDEEWLHMVGVKDMSKVILLEDPASKERKLEEMQKREDILKACEAISGVRTQVDKLHKKVVALETTMVEDKEFSILTELLMVQLLKLDSIAADGEAKVQRRAEVLRVQSYLETVEMLKAKNCGAFSNGGNINAVAFESGVGSLKSTVITQNWEHFE; encoded by the exons ATGAAAACATCAGCTTCAAAAGGTGCACCTAATGATGGGGTTAAGGGAAGCATAGATTGGGAGCTCAGACCTGGTGGCATGCTTGTTCAGAAGAGACAACCCCTTGAGTCCTCTTCTAGTACCATGATCAAAATCAAGGTCTCTCATGGCTCTTATCACCATCATTTCACTGTTCCTGCACAATCCACTTTTG GGCATCTAAAAGGGGTGCTTACAAGGGAGACTGGTCTTGAGGCTAAGGAGCAAAGGTTACTGTTTAGAGGGAAAGAGAAGGAGGATGAGGAATGGTTGCATATGGTGGGAGTGAAAGACATGTCTAAGGTTATATTGCTTGAGGATCCAGCCAGCAAAGAGAGGAAGCTTGAGGAGATGCAGAAGAGAGAAGATATTTTAAAGGCATGTGAAGCCATCTCTGGTGTCAGAACACAAGTTGACAAGCTACATAAGAAG GTGGTTGCTTTAGAGACAACTATGGTTGAAGACAAAGAATTTTCAATCTTGACAGAATTGCTAATGGTTCAACTGCTTAAACTGGATTCCATTGCTGCCGATGGAGAAGCCAAAGTACAGAGAAGAGCTGAG GTTCTTAGAGTACAGAGTTATCTGGAGACAGTTGAGATGCTGAAGGCAAAAAATTGTGGTGCATTTAGCAATGGTGGTAACATTAATGCAGTGGCCTTTGAATCAGGAGTTGGAAGCTTGAAGTCTACTGTGATTACTCAAAACTGGGAGCACtttgaataa
- the LOC137826892 gene encoding BAG family molecular chaperone regulator 4-like isoform X2: MKTSASKGAPNDGVKGSIDWELRPGGMLVQKRQPLESSSSTMIKIKVSHGSYHHHFTVPAQSTFGVLTRETGLEAKEQRLLFRGKEKEDEEWLHMVGVKDMSKVILLEDPASKERKLEEMQKREDILKACEAISGVRTQVDKLHKKVVALETTMVEDKEFSILTELLMVQLLKLDSIAADGEAKVQRRAEVLRVQSYLETVEMLKAKNCGAFSNGGNINAVAFESGVGSLKSTVITQNWEHFE, from the exons ATGAAAACATCAGCTTCAAAAGGTGCACCTAATGATGGGGTTAAGGGAAGCATAGATTGGGAGCTCAGACCTGGTGGCATGCTTGTTCAGAAGAGACAACCCCTTGAGTCCTCTTCTAGTACCATGATCAAAATCAAGGTCTCTCATGGCTCTTATCACCATCATTTCACTGTTCCTGCACAATCCACTTTTG GGGTGCTTACAAGGGAGACTGGTCTTGAGGCTAAGGAGCAAAGGTTACTGTTTAGAGGGAAAGAGAAGGAGGATGAGGAATGGTTGCATATGGTGGGAGTGAAAGACATGTCTAAGGTTATATTGCTTGAGGATCCAGCCAGCAAAGAGAGGAAGCTTGAGGAGATGCAGAAGAGAGAAGATATTTTAAAGGCATGTGAAGCCATCTCTGGTGTCAGAACACAAGTTGACAAGCTACATAAGAAG GTGGTTGCTTTAGAGACAACTATGGTTGAAGACAAAGAATTTTCAATCTTGACAGAATTGCTAATGGTTCAACTGCTTAAACTGGATTCCATTGCTGCCGATGGAGAAGCCAAAGTACAGAGAAGAGCTGAG GTTCTTAGAGTACAGAGTTATCTGGAGACAGTTGAGATGCTGAAGGCAAAAAATTGTGGTGCATTTAGCAATGGTGGTAACATTAATGCAGTGGCCTTTGAATCAGGAGTTGGAAGCTTGAAGTCTACTGTGATTACTCAAAACTGGGAGCACtttgaataa